The stretch of DNA GACAATCGTTAAAAACTCATTGATTTCATCTGGATCAGTCACTACACCATCCACAATGGATTCAGTATACCCTTGTAATAAAGATATCGGTGTACGTAATTCATGTGAGACACTTGCGATAAAATCTTTTTTGACTTGTTCAAGTTCATGCTCATTCGTCATATCACGTACAATGACCACAAGCCCGCCTTGACCATTGGTTTGGATTTTATCAATATGGCTCATAATGATGACATAGAATCGCTGATGCATTTCATATTCTCTGTATTCTGTCTTCTGACTTGAAAATGTGTCTTCTACTTGTCGATCAAAGACTTCTCGTTCAGCAGTGCCCATAGATTCAAGCATGCGCTCAGCTAATGCATTTGAAATAATAATTTCTCGTTTATGGTTAATGCCAAGCACGCCTTCAACCATCGCGTTAATCAGTGTGTCTCTTACGTTTTTTGAAGTGGTGAGTGCATCGATATGCGTTTGGATACTTCTGCTCATTTTATTAAATGTCATCGCCAATTCACCAATTTCATCACGGGTTTGTATTGGAACACGTTTGACATAATTGCCACGAGCAACTTCTTTTGCCTGTGTTTTTAATTGGCGTAAAGGATGGGTAATTCGAGTAGACAAGAAAAAAGCAAATACCGTTGTAACTGCTAAAAATATGACAGCGGTGATTAATATAATAATTGTAATAATATGAGTCGTGTCGTCAATACTTTTTAAATCTTGGTAAATAAAGATGACAGACGCTTGTTGATTCTCCCCTTTAGAAGGATAACCTAACAACATAAAGGTATGTGTTTTCCCTTCGATATCAAATGTCACATGATATAACTCAGGTTTGTTTTCATTAAGTACACGTTCGAAATTTTTCCCTTGGCTAATTTCTTTTAACATTTTTTGTTTGATCGCGTCATTTTGATTCATATTTGCACGATCCGGTAAAATGATTAATCCTTTATTGTCTTCTAATAAAGCTTCACTATGCTCAATTGCAAGTTTGCGATTATCATTTTTTTGTAGAACATGATGGACATTTTTGGCGTTTTTATATAGAGAATTTTCAGTTTCTTGCGTGAAATAATATTGAAAAAACGTAATCAGCGCAGCGCTTAATAAAATTAAAACTGTCGTTACTATTAAAATAATAGTTAACCACAGTTTTACGACAACATTATTAAGTCGTTTCATCAGACTTAATCACTTCAAATTTATAACCTACGCCCCAAACGGTTTGTATCATTTTAGCTGCATCTGCAGAAACTCGATTTAATTTTTCACGCAATCGTTTGACATGTGTGTCCACTGTTCTCAAATCACCATAAAATTCATAGTGCCATACTTCTTTAAGAAGCTGTTCTCTATCGAAAACTTTATTCGGTGTTTTCGCCAAGAAAATCAGTAACTCATATTCTTTAGGTGTTAAATTGACTGGCGTATCGTCCGCTAAAACTTTATGTGCATCGTTGTCAATGACTAAATGTTGGAATTCAATCATATCACGTGCATGAGGCTCATTTTGCTCGGCTCTACTAGATTCTGTACGGCGCAATAACGCTTTTACTCGCAAGACGACTTCACGCGGTGAAAATGGTTTGACGATATAGTCATCAGCTCCAGATTCAAAGCCTTCAACCCGATTGTTTTCTTCACCTTTTGCAGTGAGCATAATGATAGGTGTATCTTTTAATTCACGTAATTTCACTGCAACTTGAAGTCCATCGAGTTCAGGTAACATCAAGTCTAGCAAAACGCATGAATAATCATGCTTTGTTGCCATCTCTAAAGCTTCCCGACCATCACTGGCTTCGTCAATGATATAGCCTTCTCTTTCTAAATATAGCTTTAATAATTTTCTAATACGATGTTCATCATCTACGACTAAGATTTCATTAGTCATCATGACATACCTCCCACACATGGTGACATTACTAACTAAAACATATTATATCATATTGATAACAGGGAATATAATAAAACAATAGCCAGCATGCTGCCCTTTATCATTCATTCCCTACTGTCCATTTTCAGCTAAGTGACGTAATGATTTTACTTCATGAGGGGAAAGCACACGGCCTTCTCCCGCACCTAACCCTTTTAAAGTTAGTGGACCGAATGAGACGCGAGACAATTTTTGTACTTTAAACCCAAAATGTTCAAACATACGACGGATTTGTCTATTTCGGCCTTCTGTAATTGTAATTTCTACCAATGAAGTTGCTTTTTCTTTATTTTGTTTTTTAACTTTCACTTTTGCGGGTTGCGTCATCCCGTCTTCTAATTGAATCCCTTTTTCAAGTTGTTTCACTTGTTCTCTCAAAATGTAGCCTTCAATTTTAGCGACATAGGTTTTAGGTATTTTATAACGGGGGTGCGTCATTAAATTTGTAAAAGCGCCATCATTTGTCAGCAAGAGCAAACCTGATGTGTCATAATCTAAGCGCCCTACTGGATAGATACGTGTATCAAGATCATCAAAATAATCTGTTACGACTTGGCGACCTCGGTCATCGGAAACGCTTGTGATCACCTGTGCGGGTTTATAGAATAAGATATATAATTTATCTTCTTGTTCAAGCGGAATACCTTCAACGCTGACACGATCAGATGGTCGTACTTTTGTACCTAACGCAGTGACCGTTTCTCCGTTGACTTGTACTTTTCCTTCTTGTATTAACTTTTCAGCTTTGCGCCGAGATGTATAACCGCTACTTGCGATACGTTTTTGTAATCTTTCTAGATCTTGACTCATTTATGAATCTCCCTTCTGATTAACCAATTGACTGAAAAACGATTCTATCTCTTCTTCCTCGTCATCCGTCGTTGGCAGTGATGCAAGACTTTCCATCCCAAATACATTTAAAAATAAATCTGTAGTAAATAATTGTTGTCCTCTTGATTCAGGATTCGTTCGTGCTTCGATGAGTCCTTTCGCAATCAATGTTTTAACTGGACCGTCAGATTGAATCCCACGAATGAGTTCGATATCATTTCTTGTCATAGGTTGATTATATGCAATAATGGCGAGAACTTCCATTGCGGCTTGAGACAGTTTAGCAGAAGCTTTATTGACGATGAGTGATTCAATGTAAGGTTCAGCCTCTTTTTGGGTTGTCAGGACATAGGTTTGTCCAAATTTTTGTATCATCAAACCTGGTATTTTAAGTGTATCAATCGCTGTGTTGAGCGTGGTACTGTCAACATTAAGTGTCGACATTAATTGATACTCATCAATCCCGTCCTCTCCTACAGCATATAGCACAGCAGTGAGTGCCTCAGATAGATTAAGCGTCATAGTTAACTCCTTTGATGATTTCAAAATTATGAAAGGCTTGTACTTGTTGCAGTTGTATGATTCCTGTTTTTGACATTTCAAGCAAAGCGAGAAAATGAGTGACAACATGTTCGATTGACTCATTAAATGAAAATAGGTCAAAAAAAGTAAGCTTTGGTACAGATTTTAATTTATCATAAATGTACGTCGTCGACTGTTGAATGGTATACGTTTCCTTACGTATATTGACACTGGTCGGCTTTTTTAATGAAACACGTGTCTTCATTTTCTGATAAGCAACAATCAAATCTGTTAAATCTAACGTTGTATGATCTGGAAGCCGTTCAGATTGTTCATAATGTGAAAAATCTGTCGGCGGTTTTGTAAAATAATGTTCACGTTCCAAGCGTTTCTCTTCAAGCATTTCAGAATACGCTTTAAAATTTTGGTATTCGATGAGTTTTTCGACCAATGCCTCCCGCGGATCTTCCTCATCAATCCACTCAGGTGTTGGTTCAGGTAAGAGCATTTTACTTTTTATCATTAACAACTCAGAGGCCATTAATAAATACTCACTCGCAATATTAATTTCTAACTTTTTCATTGCGTGCACATATTGCATATATTGCTCGGTTAAGGCACGCATAGGAATATCATAAATATCAATTTCAAATTCATTAATAAGATGCAATAATAAGTCGAGTGGACCATTAAAAGCATCTAATTTCACTTCGTACATGGGTGTACCTCATTTCATAACGCGTGTAATGTGCATCATAACAAAAAATATTATAACATGTTTTATGTATAACAATAAATGATTGGAGTGATTCAATAATGGAAGAGGACTTGCTTCACTACTATTACCAATTTCATTATGAACAACATTATTTTCTCTGTCATGATATTTTAGAGGAAGCATGGAAAATGCAGCAATCCTTTTCAAAAGGAGATGCCGTTGTCGGTTTAATTTTACTCGCCACGGGTTGCTATCATTATCGTAGGGGAAATTTTAAAGGTGCACATAAATCATTTAAAAAAGCCTATCAAATCAGTATCAAACACCCTCAGAAGACGTGGGAAATTTTAGGGTTGAACTCTGAGATATATTTCGAGATGCTGCTCCAATTAATACAAGATGCTGGACAGCAAAAGCCGTTTTATCCAGTTTGTTTACCGTTGACCGCAAATATGATGAATACGATTCAACACCATTACCCACATTTTGAAGTGACACAGAACGTTGTACAAACACCATTCATTTTACATCATCATCAACTTCGAGATCGTTCAGAAGTTATTGCTGCACGTATGGCTGCATATGAAAAACGTCGACAATAAGTTATCTATTGAGAATGAAAGCCGGGATTAAGATAGGGCGTATGGTTACATGATATGTTGTTATTCGTCATAACGCATGATACCGTTCGGCTTATAGTACGATGGTACGGGGGAAGCCGGTTTGCTTCACTGCGCGTAGATTTCATTAAAGGTGAAATGGGAGGCGCGTACAATGAGACACTCGCCAGAAGTTCATGGGATCGTTGTGTGTGCCGATGTGCTAACATCTGACGATTTGAAATGTAGAAAGGATGTCAACGTCTCGTTTTCATTGTTCTGTCCTCCGCATGAAAAAACGAATTGTATATTTCAAATGGGCCATTAAAATACTGCTTAATTTAGGCACGAGGATGAAAGTTTTGATAAACTTTGCGTATTTGATTTTTAGTGATATGTGTGTAAAGTTGTGTCGTGGAAATATCAGAATGGCCTAACATTTCTTGCACAGCGCGAAGGTCGGCACCGTTTTCTAGCAAATGGGTCGCAAATGAGTGGCG from Staphylococcus lutrae encodes:
- a CDS encoding ATP-binding protein; translated protein: MKRLNNVVVKLWLTIILIVTTVLILLSAALITFFQYYFTQETENSLYKNAKNVHHVLQKNDNRKLAIEHSEALLEDNKGLIILPDRANMNQNDAIKQKMLKEISQGKNFERVLNENKPELYHVTFDIEGKTHTFMLLGYPSKGENQQASVIFIYQDLKSIDDTTHIITIIILITAVIFLAVTTVFAFFLSTRITHPLRQLKTQAKEVARGNYVKRVPIQTRDEIGELAMTFNKMSRSIQTHIDALTTSKNVRDTLINAMVEGVLGINHKREIIISNALAERMLESMGTAEREVFDRQVEDTFSSQKTEYREYEMHQRFYVIIMSHIDKIQTNGQGGLVVIVRDMTNEHELEQVKKDFIASVSHELRTPISLLQGYTESIVDGVVTDPDEINEFLTIVLDESKRLSRLVNELLNVAKIDAEGLNVTQEVQPMQELIKKMSSKYRLQAQELELNLDFQMDGEMTAPWYYDFDRMEQVLTNLVDNASRYTQPGDTISIQATANKDYQILTVEDTGVGIAPQHLQKLFERFYKVDSARKRGTQGSGLGLFITRMIVNAHGGHIEVKSKLGEGTQFTIQLPKKP
- a CDS encoding response regulator; the encoded protein is MTNEILVVDDEHRIRKLLKLYLEREGYIIDEASDGREALEMATKHDYSCVLLDLMLPELDGLQVAVKLRELKDTPIIMLTAKGEENNRVEGFESGADDYIVKPFSPREVVLRVKALLRRTESSRAEQNEPHARDMIEFQHLVIDNDAHKVLADDTPVNLTPKEYELLIFLAKTPNKVFDREQLLKEVWHYEFYGDLRTVDTHVKRLREKLNRVSADAAKMIQTVWGVGYKFEVIKSDETT
- a CDS encoding pseudouridine synthase yields the protein MSQDLERLQKRIASSGYTSRRKAEKLIQEGKVQVNGETVTALGTKVRPSDRVSVEGIPLEQEDKLYILFYKPAQVITSVSDDRGRQVVTDYFDDLDTRIYPVGRLDYDTSGLLLLTNDGAFTNLMTHPRYKIPKTYVAKIEGYILREQVKQLEKGIQLEDGMTQPAKVKVKKQNKEKATSLVEITITEGRNRQIRRMFEHFGFKVQKLSRVSFGPLTLKGLGAGEGRVLSPHEVKSLRHLAENGQ
- the scpB gene encoding SMC-Scp complex subunit ScpB, translated to MTLNLSEALTAVLYAVGEDGIDEYQLMSTLNVDSTTLNTAIDTLKIPGLMIQKFGQTYVLTTQKEAEPYIESLIVNKASAKLSQAAMEVLAIIAYNQPMTRNDIELIRGIQSDGPVKTLIAKGLIEARTNPESRGQQLFTTDLFLNVFGMESLASLPTTDDEEEEIESFFSQLVNQKGDS
- a CDS encoding segregation and condensation protein A — its product is MYEVKLDAFNGPLDLLLHLINEFEIDIYDIPMRALTEQYMQYVHAMKKLEINIASEYLLMASELLMIKSKMLLPEPTPEWIDEEDPREALVEKLIEYQNFKAYSEMLEEKRLEREHYFTKPPTDFSHYEQSERLPDHTTLDLTDLIVAYQKMKTRVSLKKPTSVNIRKETYTIQQSTTYIYDKLKSVPKLTFFDLFSFNESIEHVVTHFLALLEMSKTGIIQLQQVQAFHNFEIIKGVNYDA
- a CDS encoding DUF309 domain-containing protein; its protein translation is MEEDLLHYYYQFHYEQHYFLCHDILEEAWKMQQSFSKGDAVVGLILLATGCYHYRRGNFKGAHKSFKKAYQISIKHPQKTWEILGLNSEIYFEMLLQLIQDAGQQKPFYPVCLPLTANMMNTIQHHYPHFEVTQNVVQTPFILHHHQLRDRSEVIAARMAAYEKRRQ